In Paractinoplanes brasiliensis, the following proteins share a genomic window:
- a CDS encoding molybdopterin molybdotransferase MoeA, producing MTVDWQEARELAYAAGRAAAGGAEPVALPAADGRTLAEPLRALTDLPAFPTSSIDGWAVRGPKPWRPVGRVLAGQVAPPLTEDGTCFEIATGAMVPSGAEALVRIEASTRDGDGRVSGEPRNGFVPEWRRPGEEAHKDEVLLPAGTAIDPAVIGIAATCGYESLNVYPRPRAGLLVFGDELLTGGTPGAGRVRDSLGPQVPGWLRRYGATVDPAAVTGPVQDTLEAHLTAVREALLTCDLVCTTGGTMHGPVDHLHPTLSELDAEYIVNTVAVRPGFPMLLARVPGPGGRPRFLAGLPGNPQSAVIALITLVAPLLAGLQGRPAPQLPAVEVTEAVRGRGGDTHLALARLSHDGRSATPVGHVGSAMLRGLSNAHGFAVVRPGTEAAAGDLVPFLPLPLVTGERP from the coding sequence GTGACCGTCGACTGGCAAGAGGCTCGCGAACTGGCCTATGCGGCAGGTCGTGCGGCGGCCGGCGGGGCCGAGCCGGTCGCGCTGCCCGCCGCCGACGGCCGCACGCTGGCCGAGCCGCTGCGCGCGCTGACCGATCTGCCCGCCTTCCCGACCTCGAGCATCGACGGCTGGGCCGTGCGCGGTCCGAAGCCCTGGCGGCCCGTCGGCCGGGTGCTGGCCGGGCAGGTCGCGCCGCCCCTGACCGAGGACGGCACCTGTTTCGAGATCGCCACCGGCGCCATGGTCCCGTCCGGCGCCGAGGCGCTGGTGCGTATCGAGGCGTCCACTCGCGACGGTGACGGACGGGTCAGCGGTGAGCCCCGCAACGGGTTCGTGCCCGAGTGGCGGCGCCCCGGCGAGGAGGCACACAAGGACGAGGTGCTGCTGCCGGCCGGCACGGCGATCGACCCGGCCGTGATCGGCATCGCCGCCACCTGCGGTTACGAGTCGCTGAACGTGTACCCGCGGCCCCGGGCCGGCCTGCTTGTCTTCGGCGACGAGCTGCTCACCGGCGGCACGCCGGGCGCGGGACGGGTGCGTGACTCGCTCGGTCCCCAGGTGCCCGGCTGGCTGCGGCGCTACGGCGCGACCGTCGACCCGGCCGCTGTCACGGGCCCGGTTCAGGACACGCTCGAGGCGCACCTGACCGCCGTACGGGAAGCGCTCTTGACCTGCGATCTTGTCTGCACGACCGGTGGCACGATGCACGGCCCGGTCGACCACCTGCACCCCACGCTGAGCGAGCTGGACGCCGAGTACATCGTCAACACCGTCGCGGTTCGTCCCGGCTTCCCGATGCTGCTGGCGCGCGTACCCGGGCCGGGCGGGCGGCCTCGTTTCCTGGCCGGTCTGCCGGGCAATCCCCAGTCGGCCGTGATCGCGCTCATCACCCTGGTCGCGCCGCTGCTGGCCGGTCTGCAGGGCCGGCCAGCGCCGCAGTTGCCCGCCGTCGAGGTCACCGAGGCGGTGCGCGGGCGTGGCGGCGACACACACCTCGCGCTGGCCCGGCTGAGCCACGATGGACGGTCGGCCACCCCGGTCGGCCATGTCGGCTCGGCGATGCTGCGCGGCCTGTCCAACGCGCACGGTTTCGCCGTCGTCCGCCCGGGCACCGAGGCCGCTGCCGGTGACCTGGTGCCGTTCCTGCCACTGCCGCTAGTCACAGGGGAGCGTCCATGA
- a CDS encoding glycosyltransferase 87 family protein, whose amino-acid sequence MARVDQAAGGYAADLALYALSAAFALVTALSSTLLPHRAWGSVAVWAYADAFLLVFLQFLGYRLVRDRLEATTRPWRLLRLLVGNGARTTLTWLTWAGAALLPLVIQSVQRANGRTDRAQEEVLVVERMGERLLNDGTPYLSREAIAALPADERLGAYSPYQPGMSVFGLPRALAGDAWWTDARIWFALFTALILITAVLLLRPRPAPADDNATVRGSRADLWRSFATVRALQAVTVLPVCALTLATGGDDIPVLALCLLALVFAATDRYGWAGVAVGAAAACKLFALPVVAVLAVLAMAVARGGKLLPGALGLPILVLIPPFQVDQDAFLENVIRFPLGHGLVTSPAQSPFPGYLIAQNVPGGRLVALGLLLVVAAVITVRILWWPPRTASAAAAICGWGLLAAILLMPTTRFGYLLYPIAFLVWAAALRPVLRNHTATSAPSDDTALYRR is encoded by the coding sequence CTGGCCCGGGTCGATCAGGCAGCCGGTGGTTACGCGGCCGATCTCGCCCTTTACGCGCTGTCCGCGGCCTTCGCCCTGGTCACCGCACTGTCATCGACGCTGCTACCCCACCGCGCCTGGGGATCCGTTGCCGTCTGGGCCTACGCCGACGCGTTCTTGCTCGTCTTCCTGCAGTTCCTCGGCTACCGCCTGGTCCGCGACCGTCTCGAGGCCACCACCCGTCCCTGGCGCCTGCTCCGGCTGCTCGTCGGCAACGGCGCCCGCACCACCCTGACCTGGCTCACCTGGGCCGGCGCCGCGCTGCTCCCGCTGGTCATCCAGTCGGTGCAGCGGGCCAACGGCCGCACCGACCGTGCGCAGGAGGAGGTGCTGGTCGTCGAACGCATGGGCGAGCGCCTTCTCAACGACGGCACCCCGTACCTGTCCCGTGAGGCCATCGCCGCCCTGCCCGCCGACGAGCGCCTGGGCGCCTACAGCCCGTACCAGCCCGGCATGTCGGTCTTCGGCCTGCCCCGCGCCCTGGCCGGCGACGCCTGGTGGACGGACGCCCGCATCTGGTTCGCTCTGTTCACCGCGTTGATCCTGATCACCGCGGTGCTGCTGCTGCGCCCCCGGCCCGCCCCTGCCGACGACAACGCCACCGTCCGCGGCAGCCGGGCCGATCTCTGGCGCTCGTTCGCCACCGTCCGAGCTCTACAGGCAGTGACAGTCCTCCCGGTCTGTGCCCTGACCCTGGCCACCGGCGGCGATGACATCCCCGTCCTCGCGCTCTGCCTCCTGGCTCTGGTCTTCGCCGCTACGGATCGTTATGGCTGGGCCGGTGTGGCCGTCGGCGCGGCCGCGGCATGCAAACTCTTCGCGCTCCCCGTCGTGGCCGTTCTGGCCGTGCTCGCGATGGCCGTGGCCCGGGGTGGCAAGCTCCTGCCGGGCGCCCTGGGCCTGCCCATCCTGGTTCTGATCCCGCCGTTCCAGGTCGACCAGGACGCCTTCCTCGAGAACGTGATCCGCTTCCCGCTGGGCCACGGCTTGGTCACCAGCCCGGCCCAGTCCCCGTTCCCCGGTTACCTGATCGCACAGAACGTGCCCGGCGGCCGGTTGGTAGCGCTCGGCTTGCTGCTTGTCGTCGCGGCCGTCATCACCGTACGCATCCTCTGGTGGCCCCCACGCACGGCGAGCGCGGCCGCCGCCATCTGCGGGTGGGGGCTCCTGGCCGCGATCCTGCTCATGCCGACCACCCGTTTCGGTTACCTTCTGTACCCGATCGCGTTCCTGGTCTGGGCAGCCGCTCTGCGCCCGGTACTCAGGAACCACACAGCCACAAGTGCCCCGTCCGATGACACGGCCTTGTACCGTCGGTGA
- a CDS encoding ATP-binding protein, translating into MDPVRNPYAPGAGQRPPELAGRDRELDAFDVVLERIARGRPERSLVLTGLRGVGKTVLLNTLRSAAIGRLWGTGKIEARPDQSLRRPVSAALHMAIRELAPHHRDPERVDDVLAVLKAFALRANDGSAKLRDRWSPGIDVPPARGRADSGDIEIDLVELFTDAASLATDVGTGIALFIDEMQDLGPADVSALCAACHELSQLGAPLIVVGAGLPHLPAVLSAAKSYSERLFRYQRIDRLDRVAADFALCAPAAREDVEYEAKALDLLYEKSGGYPYFVQAYGKATWDHAPQSPVTDADVRVAAPEAEAELAVGFFGSRFERATPAERDYMRAMAALSGEPDNDMDAAVPTSEIATALGRKPASLSPARDALIKKGLIYSGERGTVAFTVPHFGRYLRTQPV; encoded by the coding sequence GTGGATCCGGTGAGGAACCCGTACGCCCCCGGCGCCGGTCAGCGTCCGCCCGAGCTGGCCGGTCGCGACCGTGAGCTCGACGCCTTCGACGTGGTGCTCGAGCGGATCGCCCGGGGCCGCCCCGAGCGCAGTCTCGTGCTGACCGGCCTGCGCGGCGTCGGCAAGACCGTGCTGCTCAACACGCTCCGCTCGGCGGCGATCGGCCGGCTCTGGGGCACCGGCAAGATCGAGGCCCGGCCCGACCAGTCGCTGCGCCGCCCGGTCTCGGCCGCGCTGCACATGGCGATCCGCGAGCTCGCCCCCCACCACCGCGACCCCGAGCGGGTCGACGACGTGCTGGCCGTGCTCAAGGCGTTCGCGCTGCGGGCCAACGACGGCTCGGCCAAGCTGCGCGACCGCTGGTCCCCCGGCATCGACGTGCCACCCGCCCGCGGCCGGGCCGACTCGGGCGACATCGAGATCGACCTGGTCGAGCTGTTCACCGACGCCGCCTCGCTCGCCACCGATGTCGGGACGGGCATCGCCCTGTTCATCGACGAGATGCAGGATCTCGGGCCGGCCGACGTCTCCGCGCTCTGCGCCGCCTGCCACGAGCTGTCCCAGCTGGGCGCGCCGCTGATCGTTGTCGGGGCGGGTCTTCCCCACCTGCCGGCCGTGCTCTCGGCGGCGAAGTCGTATTCCGAGCGGCTCTTCCGTTATCAGCGCATCGACCGGCTCGACCGGGTGGCGGCCGATTTCGCGCTGTGCGCCCCGGCTGCGCGAGAGGACGTCGAGTACGAGGCGAAGGCGCTCGACCTGCTCTACGAGAAGTCGGGTGGATATCCCTACTTCGTGCAGGCGTACGGGAAAGCGACGTGGGACCATGCGCCGCAGTCCCCGGTGACCGATGCCGACGTGCGGGTGGCCGCCCCCGAGGCCGAGGCCGAGCTGGCGGTCGGCTTCTTCGGCTCCCGTTTCGAACGGGCCACCCCGGCCGAGCGCGACTACATGCGGGCGATGGCCGCGCTCTCCGGCGAGCCCGACAACGACATGGACGCGGCCGTGCCGACCTCCGAGATCGCCACCGCCCTGGGCCGCAAGCCGGCCAGCCTCTCCCCGGCGCGCGACGCGCTGATCAAGAAGGGGCTGATCTATTCGGGCGAACGGGGCACGGTCGCCTTCACCGTGCCGCATTTCGGCCGTTACCTGCGCACGCAGCCGGTGTGA
- a CDS encoding MogA/MoaB family molybdenum cofactor biosynthesis protein yields the protein MSITARVIVASNRAAAGVYADTSGPRLVAGLRELGCTVGDPVVVPDGEPVVDALRLAVADAVDVVVTSGGTGVTPTDRTPEATRGLLDFEIPGIAEAIRAYSRDKVPAAALSRGLAGVAGRTLIVNLPGSTGGAKDGLAVLGPLLRHTVDQIRGGDHPSSGTAG from the coding sequence ATGAGCATTACCGCGCGCGTCATCGTGGCCAGCAACCGGGCGGCGGCCGGGGTCTACGCCGACACGAGCGGCCCACGCCTGGTCGCCGGTCTGCGCGAGCTCGGCTGCACGGTCGGCGACCCGGTCGTGGTGCCCGACGGCGAACCGGTGGTCGACGCCCTGCGCCTCGCGGTCGCCGACGCCGTCGACGTCGTGGTGACCAGCGGCGGCACCGGCGTCACCCCGACCGACCGCACTCCCGAGGCGACCCGGGGCCTGCTCGACTTCGAGATCCCGGGCATCGCCGAGGCGATTCGCGCCTACAGCCGCGACAAGGTGCCCGCCGCCGCGCTCTCGCGGGGCCTCGCCGGGGTGGCCGGGCGCACGCTGATCGTCAACCTGCCCGGCTCGACCGGCGGCGCCAAGGACGGCCTGGCCGTGCTCGGGCCCCTGCTGCGGCACACGGTCGACCAGATTCGCGGTGGTGATCACCCGTCCTCGGGCACGGCTGGATAG
- a CDS encoding glycosyltransferase 87 family protein, whose product MQHVRTRSVMVGLGCLAALWAVGLFLEAYGVLDLAVDHAAVRDWLAGADLYSHGTGRPPVAALLMAPAALLPLTVTAWLLALAGLAALVLALVALAGPVARRYGRSRLVAVPAAAALALVSEPVRAVLGLGHLDLLLLCLITADVVALRRSAWARRRAAWWPGAPASRTPGARPEQLRRVWSTGSWAGVGIGIATALALGPALFIVYLGVTRQWRAAITATGTAVTLMLGGLLIAPGATGAWFSTVLFQVDRAGPIGDPANQSLAGLLARLYDSSSTPVLVWLSFAVLLLAVGLIRARAAHTDGDEIAAFTLVGLAGAAAAPVSTSHKLVWVLPAVLILLDAAARSRSGARRPGRPRRFAGLGYASAAVVTYLVFVLPPQWAEGWNAYAFAVLALMNALPWRPGAAPATPPVRRPVAPARVPAIPGPRGS is encoded by the coding sequence ATGCAACACGTGCGGACGAGGTCCGTGATGGTCGGGCTCGGGTGCCTTGCTGCACTCTGGGCGGTCGGTCTCTTCCTTGAGGCGTACGGGGTCCTCGACCTCGCCGTCGACCACGCGGCGGTCCGGGACTGGCTCGCCGGCGCCGACCTGTACTCGCACGGCACCGGCCGTCCGCCCGTCGCCGCGCTCCTGATGGCGCCCGCCGCGTTGCTGCCCCTGACGGTCACGGCCTGGTTGCTGGCCCTGGCCGGCCTGGCCGCCCTGGTGCTGGCCCTGGTGGCGCTGGCCGGCCCGGTGGCCCGCCGCTACGGGCGCTCCCGGCTCGTGGCGGTGCCGGCGGCAGCCGCGCTGGCCCTGGTCTCCGAGCCGGTTCGAGCCGTGCTCGGCCTCGGCCACCTCGACCTGCTGCTCCTGTGCCTGATCACCGCCGATGTGGTGGCGTTGCGCCGCTCGGCCTGGGCCCGCCGCCGAGCCGCCTGGTGGCCGGGCGCGCCCGCCTCCCGGACCCCGGGCGCACGCCCCGAGCAGCTTCGGCGGGTCTGGTCGACCGGTTCCTGGGCCGGCGTCGGCATCGGCATCGCGACAGCCCTGGCTCTCGGCCCGGCGCTGTTCATCGTCTATCTCGGCGTCACCCGGCAGTGGCGGGCGGCGATCACCGCCACCGGCACGGCGGTCACGCTGATGCTCGGCGGCCTGCTGATCGCGCCCGGCGCCACCGGCGCATGGTTCTCCACCGTGCTGTTCCAGGTGGACCGGGCCGGGCCGATCGGCGATCCGGCCAACCAGTCGCTCGCCGGGCTGCTGGCCCGCCTCTACGACTCGTCGAGCACGCCCGTGCTGGTGTGGTTGTCGTTCGCCGTGCTGCTGCTCGCGGTGGGCCTGATCAGGGCGCGGGCCGCGCACACCGACGGCGACGAGATCGCCGCGTTCACGCTGGTCGGGCTCGCGGGTGCCGCGGCGGCCCCGGTGAGCACGAGCCACAAGCTGGTGTGGGTGCTGCCGGCCGTCCTGATTCTCCTCGACGCGGCGGCCCGGTCCCGGTCCGGTGCGCGGCGGCCCGGCCGTCCCCGGCGGTTCGCGGGTCTGGGCTACGCGTCGGCGGCGGTCGTGACGTACCTGGTGTTCGTCCTGCCCCCGCAGTGGGCGGAAGGCTGGAACGCGTACGCCTTCGCGGTGCTCGCGCTGATGAACGCACTGCCGTGGCGGCCCGGCGCGGCGCCGGCGACACCACCCGTACGCAGGCCTGTCGCCCCGGCCCGGGTGCCCGCCATCCCGGGGCCTAGGGGCAGTTGA
- the moaC gene encoding cyclic pyranopterin monophosphate synthase MoaC, with protein MPDESLTHVDKTGAARMVDVSAKAVSARRAVAAGRVVTTPEVIVLLRGDDLPKGDALAVARLAGIMGAKRTPDLIPLCHPIGLHGVTVDLELTTTTIEITATTKTADRTGVEMEALTAVATAGLTVIDMIKAVDPAASIESVRVLRKEGGKTGLWVRPEDRP; from the coding sequence ATGCCCGACGAATCCCTGACTCATGTCGACAAGACCGGCGCTGCGCGCATGGTCGACGTCTCGGCCAAGGCGGTGTCGGCCCGGCGTGCCGTGGCCGCCGGGCGTGTGGTGACCACACCCGAAGTGATCGTTCTGCTACGCGGCGACGACCTTCCGAAGGGCGATGCCCTCGCGGTCGCCCGGCTCGCCGGCATCATGGGCGCGAAACGGACGCCGGATCTGATCCCGCTCTGTCACCCGATCGGTCTGCACGGCGTCACCGTCGATCTCGAACTCACCACGACCACGATCGAGATCACGGCGACCACCAAGACCGCCGATCGCACCGGGGTCGAGATGGAGGCGCTCACGGCGGTCGCCACCGCCGGCCTCACGGTGATCGACATGATCAAGGCGGTCGACCCGGCCGCGAGCATCGAGTCGGTGCGGGTGCTGCGCAAAGAGGGTGGCAAGACCGGTCTCTGGGTACGGCCGGAGGACCGCCCATGA
- a CDS encoding zf-TFIIB domain-containing protein: MQMTCPKCHGQMRVYERSGVTVDQCTECRGIFLDRGELEKLFEAEANFNTRQAPPAPAPGAPPRPAGAPQPGYGQPQPGGYAPPPPPPGYGQPTPGYPPAAVPGAYGGHHGHYRRGHHGHYHRRKSFLHNLFD; encoded by the coding sequence ATGCAGATGACCTGTCCGAAGTGTCACGGCCAGATGCGGGTGTACGAGCGCAGCGGCGTCACAGTCGATCAGTGCACCGAGTGCCGGGGGATCTTCCTGGATCGCGGTGAGCTCGAGAAGCTGTTCGAGGCCGAGGCGAACTTCAACACCCGTCAGGCTCCACCGGCTCCCGCACCCGGCGCCCCGCCGCGCCCGGCCGGCGCCCCTCAGCCGGGTTACGGTCAGCCGCAGCCCGGGGGCTACGCGCCGCCGCCTCCACCGCCCGGTTACGGCCAGCCCACTCCCGGCTATCCGCCGGCCGCCGTCCCGGGGGCCTACGGCGGCCATCACGGCCACTACCGGCGCGGCCACCACGGCCACTACCACCGTCGCAAGAGCTTCCTGCACAACCTGTTCGACTGA
- a CDS encoding EAL domain-containing protein, producing MRKAHSSNDDATDRQLLLLIGLVVVLASGVAAADLWHAIDHPRPIPHPGLLALVVIGAGVANRVKVYVRTRSSRNGTTWGEIPVLIGLVFLPHVWVILGAAIGVAIVKIIAGTALHRAVFSVAKEVLTASAASLAITVAGSMLEPGTLAATIIPVALGYAAISLVDDLVFTPVIAVASRSTLIQVFRKDLGDRMIAHAVRLATVLYVVEVLASGASPLLLGFVPLLIACLHLWHSQQLRTKEERRSWRDLATTTEELSSVELTQVLHVAATQGARVFSSDVVEIDLTASGIDRVVRAHGSEVVYDGPGPRKFAGVGAITAELETSDRSYQAGELVLGFHGRVKLNEFEQYKLKTFAAALCTAIRNATAYAELQRLNEQNAYDAAHDPLTGLANRRELYEHAALHFQGNTEDGVVALLLIDLNHFKEVNDTLGHAAGDAVLREVARRLADAAAPGDLVARLGGDEFAVLLVNLPTPALATHRAKTMLATLEGSVSVEGMQITVEAAGGIALAAGSGGVNELMRRADVAMYQAKRAGQQTATYVHAQDPADIGRLALGGELNRAVAEHEFVVDFQPIVDLGSGEVVSAEALARWHHPEHGYLTPIEFLQTVERSGRLQAFADAVLDQALDASDLWREAGFDLPVAVNVSPRSLLDPRFPETVLARLRRHAVPADRLIFELAETLTLSQLDVVGKALTGLSEAGVRLALDDFGTGVTPLSVLSHIPVHQLKIDREFVGAVQTSSEASAVIRSTVDLARSLHLTVIAEGVESEPQRQALWSLGCLAGQGHLFARPMSAARLLATLQRGTAGRPGVLATSLHEGGAVVRMSRRRSGGSGRSALPHLPA from the coding sequence TTGCGAAAGGCCCATAGCTCCAACGACGACGCGACCGATCGGCAGCTTCTGCTGCTCATCGGTCTCGTCGTCGTTCTGGCGTCGGGCGTCGCAGCGGCTGACCTGTGGCATGCCATTGATCACCCCCGGCCGATCCCTCACCCGGGGCTGCTCGCGCTCGTGGTGATCGGTGCGGGCGTGGCCAACCGGGTAAAGGTCTATGTCCGAACACGCTCCAGCCGAAACGGCACCACCTGGGGCGAGATCCCGGTCCTGATCGGGTTGGTCTTCCTGCCGCACGTCTGGGTCATCCTGGGCGCCGCCATCGGCGTGGCCATCGTGAAGATCATCGCGGGCACCGCGCTGCATCGCGCGGTCTTCTCCGTGGCCAAAGAGGTGCTGACCGCCAGCGCCGCCAGCCTTGCCATCACGGTGGCCGGCTCGATGCTCGAGCCCGGCACACTCGCCGCCACGATCATCCCCGTCGCGCTCGGCTACGCGGCGATCTCGCTGGTCGACGACCTCGTCTTCACCCCTGTCATCGCCGTCGCCTCCCGCTCGACGCTGATCCAGGTCTTCCGCAAAGACCTGGGCGACCGCATGATCGCCCACGCCGTCCGGCTCGCCACCGTCCTGTACGTCGTCGAGGTCCTCGCCTCCGGGGCCAGCCCGCTGCTGCTCGGCTTCGTGCCGCTGCTGATCGCCTGCCTGCACCTGTGGCACTCGCAGCAACTGCGCACCAAAGAGGAACGGCGCTCCTGGCGCGATCTGGCCACCACCACCGAAGAGCTCAGCTCGGTCGAGCTCACCCAGGTGCTGCACGTCGCCGCGACCCAGGGAGCCCGTGTCTTCTCCTCCGACGTGGTCGAGATCGACCTGACGGCGAGCGGCATCGACCGGGTGGTCCGGGCGCACGGCAGCGAGGTGGTCTACGACGGGCCAGGGCCGCGCAAGTTCGCCGGCGTCGGCGCGATCACCGCCGAACTGGAGACCAGCGACCGCAGCTATCAGGCCGGCGAGCTGGTGCTGGGCTTCCACGGCCGGGTCAAGCTCAACGAGTTCGAGCAGTACAAGCTGAAGACTTTCGCGGCCGCGCTGTGCACGGCGATCCGCAACGCCACGGCGTACGCGGAACTGCAGAGGCTGAACGAACAGAACGCGTACGACGCCGCGCACGACCCGCTGACCGGCCTGGCCAACCGCCGGGAGCTGTACGAGCACGCGGCCCTGCACTTCCAGGGCAACACCGAGGACGGCGTGGTCGCGCTGCTGCTGATCGACCTCAACCACTTCAAAGAGGTCAACGACACGCTCGGGCACGCCGCCGGTGACGCCGTTCTGCGCGAGGTGGCCCGGCGGCTGGCCGACGCGGCGGCGCCCGGCGACCTGGTGGCCCGGCTCGGCGGTGACGAGTTCGCGGTGCTGCTGGTCAACCTGCCGACGCCCGCCCTGGCGACTCACCGGGCCAAGACGATGCTGGCGACGCTCGAGGGGAGCGTCTCGGTCGAGGGCATGCAGATCACTGTCGAGGCGGCCGGCGGCATCGCGCTGGCGGCCGGCAGCGGCGGCGTCAACGAGCTCATGCGCCGGGCCGACGTCGCGATGTACCAGGCCAAGCGGGCCGGCCAGCAGACAGCCACGTACGTGCACGCCCAGGACCCGGCCGACATCGGCCGGCTCGCCCTCGGCGGCGAGCTGAACCGCGCGGTCGCCGAACACGAGTTCGTGGTCGACTTCCAGCCCATCGTCGACCTCGGCAGCGGCGAAGTGGTCTCGGCCGAGGCCCTGGCCCGCTGGCACCACCCCGAACACGGCTACCTCACGCCGATCGAGTTCCTGCAGACGGTCGAGCGGTCCGGGCGGCTTCAAGCCTTCGCCGACGCCGTCCTCGATCAGGCGCTCGACGCGTCCGACCTGTGGCGTGAGGCCGGCTTCGACCTGCCCGTGGCGGTGAACGTCTCGCCGCGCAGCCTGCTCGACCCACGCTTCCCCGAGACGGTGCTGGCCCGGCTGCGCCGCCACGCCGTGCCCGCCGACCGGCTGATCTTCGAGCTCGCCGAGACGTTGACGCTGAGCCAGCTCGACGTGGTGGGCAAGGCGCTGACCGGGCTGAGCGAGGCGGGCGTGCGGCTGGCCCTCGACGACTTCGGCACGGGCGTGACACCGCTGTCGGTGCTGTCACACATCCCGGTCCACCAGCTCAAGATCGACCGTGAGTTCGTCGGCGCCGTGCAGACGTCGTCCGAGGCCTCGGCCGTGATCCGGTCGACGGTCGACCTCGCGCGCAGCCTGCACCTCACGGTGATCGCCGAGGGTGTGGAAAGCGAGCCGCAGAGGCAGGCGCTCTGGAGTCTGGGCTGCCTGGCCGGCCAGGGTCACCTGTTCGCGCGTCCCATGTCGGCAGCCCGTCTGCTGGCGACGCTGCAACGCGGCACGGCAGGCCGGCCTGGTGTGCTGGCCACCTCGCTGCACGAGGGCGGCGCGGTGGTCCGCATGTCGCGGCGCCGGTCCGGCGGTTCCGGGCGATCGGCTCTGCCACACTTGCCCGCGTGA
- a CDS encoding molybdenum cofactor biosynthesis protein MoaE, producing MTTVAVAEVLDTPLDLAAHEKAVADVRAGAVVSFQGVVRDHDHGRGVTLLEYEGHPSAAAVLREVAEEIAADPDVYAVAVSHRVGTLAIGDVALVAAVSTAHRAAAFAACARLVDETKARLPIWKRQVFTDGSDEWVNCP from the coding sequence ATGACCACCGTTGCCGTCGCCGAGGTGCTCGACACCCCGCTCGACCTGGCCGCGCACGAAAAGGCCGTGGCCGACGTACGGGCCGGGGCCGTCGTCTCGTTCCAGGGCGTGGTGCGCGACCACGACCACGGACGTGGCGTGACCCTGCTGGAGTACGAGGGTCACCCGAGCGCGGCCGCCGTGCTGCGCGAGGTCGCCGAGGAGATCGCGGCCGACCCCGACGTCTATGCGGTGGCCGTCTCGCACCGGGTCGGCACACTGGCGATCGGGGACGTCGCGCTGGTGGCCGCGGTCAGCACGGCCCACCGGGCGGCCGCCTTCGCCGCCTGTGCCCGGCTGGTCGACGAGACCAAGGCACGGTTGCCGATCTGGAAGCGGCAGGTCTTCACCGACGGCAGCGACGAGTGGGTCAACTGCCCCTAG
- a CDS encoding DoxX family protein codes for MKPVRTAARAMLASIFVIQGVQSFLKPDAKAETAAGVTDRLKPLLEKADPRIPTDATTLVRLKGASDVIAGLALATGHFTRPAAVVLAAGLVPTTIAGHPVWDRSRPDAKVQQIQFLKNLGLFGGLLLAAVDTEGRPGLGYRTSHAASRSQRSVKRAVRTAKREAKIAAMSAAAARKLPG; via the coding sequence ATGAAGCCCGTACGCACGGCCGCCCGCGCGATGCTCGCGTCGATCTTCGTCATCCAGGGCGTTCAGTCGTTTCTGAAACCCGACGCCAAGGCCGAGACGGCCGCCGGTGTCACCGACCGGCTCAAGCCGCTGCTCGAGAAGGCCGACCCGCGCATCCCGACCGACGCCACCACCCTTGTCCGCCTCAAGGGCGCGAGCGACGTGATCGCCGGCCTGGCGCTGGCCACCGGCCACTTCACCCGTCCCGCCGCGGTCGTGCTGGCCGCCGGTCTGGTGCCGACGACGATCGCCGGCCACCCGGTCTGGGATCGTTCCCGGCCGGACGCGAAGGTGCAGCAGATCCAGTTCCTCAAGAATCTGGGTCTGTTCGGCGGCCTGCTGCTCGCCGCGGTCGACACCGAGGGCCGCCCCGGTCTCGGCTATCGCACCAGCCATGCCGCCAGCCGGTCCCAGCGCTCGGTCAAGCGGGCCGTCCGCACCGCCAAGCGCGAGGCCAAGATCGCCGCGATGAGCGCGGCGGCCGCGCGTAAATTGCCCGGCTAA
- a CDS encoding LppU/SCO3897 family protein: protein MSQNGPYSGPPWSHGSSDEPYAEPADPWGDHGAAQVPEQSSWGGHPPSIQQQPVSFHSAPMSPVSGGGPSWDRNPPQPKRNTPIIALVATLGVLIVIGLGTTAWLLNQRNNQQQKQAAPTASVTEPVAGPAPQGSEDARFNVKKGDCVVNEGTDEEPNMRATACVTGTYEVLARFTGKATGEKDAERKCAKVTGYTKWFFYDSALDDLDFVLCLKEHQTNG from the coding sequence ATGTCGCAGAACGGCCCGTATTCCGGCCCGCCGTGGTCGCACGGGAGCTCCGACGAGCCGTATGCGGAGCCCGCCGACCCGTGGGGTGATCACGGCGCGGCCCAGGTTCCGGAGCAGAGCTCCTGGGGCGGCCACCCGCCGTCGATCCAGCAGCAGCCGGTCAGCTTCCACTCCGCCCCGATGAGCCCGGTGAGCGGCGGCGGGCCCTCGTGGGACAGGAACCCGCCGCAGCCCAAGCGCAACACCCCGATCATCGCCCTGGTGGCGACCCTCGGCGTGCTGATCGTCATCGGCCTGGGGACGACGGCGTGGCTGCTCAACCAGCGCAACAACCAGCAGCAGAAGCAGGCCGCGCCGACAGCCTCGGTCACCGAACCCGTGGCCGGCCCGGCCCCGCAGGGCAGCGAGGACGCTCGGTTCAACGTCAAGAAGGGCGACTGCGTCGTCAACGAGGGCACCGACGAGGAGCCCAACATGCGCGCCACTGCCTGCGTGACAGGCACTTATGAGGTGCTTGCCCGCTTCACCGGCAAGGCCACGGGTGAGAAGGACGCCGAGCGCAAGTGCGCCAAGGTCACCGGGTACACGAAGTGGTTCTTCTACGACAGCGCGCTCGACGATCTCGACTTCGTGCTCTGCCTCAAGGAGCACCAGACCAACGGCTAG